The following proteins come from a genomic window of Hypanus sabinus isolate sHypSab1 chromosome 9, sHypSab1.hap1, whole genome shotgun sequence:
- the mych gene encoding myelocytomatosis oncogene homolog, which translates to MPQGTTSVLEELLPALLEAEGWSQDCEELLQILPTPPQSPKEGQSSRLPSKSDQLELVSELLLEDEDIVEQGLQWELESVTQDGVWGSLLAQAELDWLTESLPFSSSLLADIEAQIFQTPVLSPPPQHPEPDSEAPFPCEGLQPLPTDSDEEVDVVNVEKLSLAEQGVACNEVTTGTCSRTLSLVRHCALDVHQQHNYAAPSPLPKRARADGCLHSAKTIGSSFRPRGLDIEEEERRRTHNVLERQRRNELKRCLLALRDQMPDLSTNSKASKVVILQKATELIGQLQREQLRLQADRNRLHRKQQQLRRKLQRLRRVAK; encoded by the exons ATGCCTCAAGGAACCACAtctgtgctggaggaactgctgCCTGCGTTGTTGGAGGCCGAAGGCTGGTCACAAGACTGTGAGGAACTGCTGCAGATACTGCCCACCCCTCCTCAGTCGCCCAAGGAGGGCCAGTCGTCAAGGTTGCCCTCCAAGTCAGACCAGCTGGAGCTGGTGTCGGAGCTGCTGCTGGAGGACGAGGACATTGTAGAGCAAGGCCTGCAGTGGGAATTGGAGTCTGTAACCCAGGATGGAGTGTGGGGCAGCCTGCTAGCCCAGGCCGAGCTGGACTGGCTGACCGAGTCCCTGCCCTTCTCCAGCTCCCTGCTGGCAGACATCGAGGCCCAGATCTTTCAAACTCCAGTACTCAGCCCCCCACCACAGCACCCGGAGCCAGACAGTGAGGCCCCATTCCCCTGTGAGGGCCTTCAGCCGCTCCCAACTGATTCAG ATGAGGAGGTCGATGTGGTCAATGTTGAGAAGCTGTCTCTAGCAGAGCAAGGTGTCGCCTGCAATGAAGTGACTACTGGGACCTGCTCACGGACTCTGTCCCTGGTCAGGCACTGTGCCCTGGACGTCCATCAGCAACACAACTATGCTGCTCCGTCACCCCTGCCAAAACGGGCCAGAGCAGACGGCTGCCTACACTCGGCCAAGACCATTGGCTCGAgcttcaggccccggggactgGACATCGAGGAAGAGGAGCGTCGGAGGACACACAATGTTCTGGAGAGGCAACGGAGGAACGAGTTGAAGCGTTGCCTGCTGGCTCTTCGGGACCAAATGCCCGATCTGTCCACCAACAGCAAAGCTTCCAAGGTGGTGATCCTGCAGAAGGCCACGGAACTCATTGGGCAGTTGCAGAGGGAGCAGCTCAGGCTGCAAGCTGATAGAAACCGACTGCACAGGAAGCAGCAGCAGCTTCGACGCAAACTCCAGCGGCTCCGGCGAGTGGCCAAGTAA